One stretch of Dissulfurimicrobium hydrothermale DNA includes these proteins:
- the cas8c gene encoding type I-C CRISPR-associated protein Cas8c/Csd1, with the protein MILQALYNYYQILREDPDVEIAEPGYSAANVSFALNLSPEGELLDVIPFTSKSPDGKKERNFRRMIVPEQAKKASGIVSNFLCDTAAYVLGLSGKEAKDPKYAEKRFDAFRQYNTEILSKADSPAARAVIAFLKKYNPQKAKEHPVIARHLEDLLEGGSLIFQVQGRNVTDDPKVKRAWEEYKLGQEAVEMQCLVTGEIEPIARLHPSIKRVRGAQPTGASLVSFNERAYESYNRMKGQGLNSPVSQRVASGYGVALNYMLSEQSPNRPIFLGDTTVVYWADTADKRYASAFYIFLNPEFQQEEEDGEETKGKRKRAKEKEKQMGEVAESVRQGKAIDLAKLQEGLDDSTRFYVLGLASNVSRLAVRFFLTEPFGVFAKRIMQHYDDLQIEKEYANQPTYISPYRILVECVSPKVTRRDDEVKQSWSLLGGAFMRAILTGAPYPEGLYAAMLNRIRHDCDDEKRSVKINYIRAAYIKAHLIRKYRRQGQNPYQEALQMSLNESYSHPAYVLGRLFAVLEKAQSKAIGQNINATIKDRYFTSACASPASVFPTLLRLAHHWTTKAEYGGVSDRKIQDLLDMLDAKPFPSRLSLDEQGVFVLGYYHQRAAFYPKKGNGEETAE; encoded by the coding sequence ATGATTTTGCAGGCGCTTTACAACTACTACCAGATTTTGCGCGAAGACCCCGACGTGGAGATTGCCGAGCCTGGGTACAGCGCGGCAAACGTCAGTTTCGCGCTCAATCTTTCGCCTGAAGGCGAGTTGCTGGACGTCATCCCGTTTACTTCCAAATCACCTGATGGCAAAAAGGAACGCAACTTCCGCCGCATGATTGTTCCAGAACAAGCCAAGAAAGCATCGGGTATCGTTTCAAATTTTCTGTGCGACACTGCGGCTTACGTTTTAGGACTGTCGGGCAAAGAAGCCAAAGACCCGAAATATGCAGAAAAGCGCTTCGACGCCTTTCGTCAGTACAACACCGAAATACTTTCCAAAGCCGACAGCCCAGCTGCTCGCGCTGTCATCGCTTTCTTGAAAAAATACAACCCGCAAAAGGCAAAAGAGCATCCTGTCATTGCGCGACATCTGGAAGACTTGCTGGAAGGCGGCAGCCTGATTTTTCAAGTGCAAGGGCGAAATGTGACAGATGACCCAAAAGTCAAGCGCGCATGGGAAGAGTACAAACTTGGTCAGGAAGCCGTCGAAATGCAATGCCTGGTCACAGGCGAAATTGAACCGATTGCCAGACTTCATCCAAGTATCAAGCGGGTGCGCGGCGCTCAACCAACTGGCGCATCGCTGGTCAGTTTCAATGAGCGGGCGTATGAGTCTTACAACCGCATGAAGGGACAAGGGTTAAACTCCCCCGTTAGTCAGCGCGTGGCTTCAGGGTATGGCGTGGCGCTCAACTATATGCTTTCTGAACAAAGCCCCAACCGCCCAATTTTTCTTGGCGACACGACTGTAGTCTATTGGGCAGATACCGCAGACAAACGCTACGCCAGCGCGTTCTATATCTTCCTAAACCCAGAGTTCCAACAGGAAGAAGAGGATGGTGAAGAAACCAAAGGCAAGAGGAAACGCGCCAAAGAAAAGGAAAAACAAATGGGCGAAGTGGCTGAATCGGTACGGCAGGGAAAAGCAATTGACCTTGCCAAACTACAGGAAGGTTTAGATGACAGCACGCGCTTCTATGTGCTTGGTCTGGCTTCCAATGTCTCGCGTCTCGCTGTGCGCTTCTTTCTCACCGAACCCTTTGGCGTGTTCGCCAAGCGCATCATGCAGCACTACGACGACCTGCAAATCGAGAAGGAATACGCCAATCAGCCCACCTACATCTCGCCCTACCGCATCCTTGTCGAATGTGTTTCGCCCAAAGTAACGCGGCGGGATGACGAAGTAAAACAATCCTGGTCGCTGTTGGGCGGGGCGTTCATGCGCGCCATTCTGACGGGCGCGCCCTACCCAGAAGGGCTGTACGCTGCCATGCTCAATCGCATCCGCCACGATTGCGATGATGAAAAGCGCAGCGTCAAAATCAATTACATCCGCGCCGCCTATATTAAGGCGCATCTCATACGTAAGTACCGCCGTCAAGGACAAAATCCCTATCAGGAGGCTTTACAAATGTCACTCAATGAATCCTATTCTCATCCCGCCTATGTGCTGGGACGCCTGTTCGCCGTGCTGGAAAAGGCGCAGAGCAAAGCCATCGGGCAGAACATCAATGCTACCATCAAGGACCGTTACTTCACATCCGCCTGCGCTTCGCCCGCCAGCGTGTTTCCCACCCTGTTGCGGCTCGCGCACCACTGGACGACCAAAGCCGAATACGGCGGCGTCTCGGACAGGAAAATTCAGGACTTGCTGGATATGCTCGATGCCAAACCTTTCCCGTCCCGCCTCTCGCTGGACGAACAGGGCGTGTTTGTGCTGGGCTACTATCACCAGCGCGCCGCGTTCTACCCCAAGAAGGGCAATGGCGAAGAAACAGCCGAATAA
- the cmr1 gene encoding type III-B CRISPR module RAMP protein Cmr1: MKEIKITLKTLTPLWTGGVDQTSDRLHETGLIGSLRWWYEALVRVQGGDGSLAGPLEPMVGREWRADNKEKYNNNRIHIGQHLAYNGMFYAPGSVVRRKAEFILSEGGYWQMIP; encoded by the coding sequence ATGAAAGAAATAAAAATCACCCTTAAAACCCTCACCCCGCTCTGGACCGGCGGCGTGGACCAAACCAGCGACCGCCTGCACGAAACTGGCCTGATCGGCTCGCTACGCTGGTGGTACGAAGCCCTGGTGCGCGTTCAGGGCGGAGATGGCTCGCTGGCAGGCCCGCTCGAACCGATGGTCGGGCGCGAGTGGCGCGCTGATAACAAAGAAAAATACAATAACAACCGCATCCACATCGGCCAGCACCTGGCCTACAACGGCATGTTCTATGCCCCGGGCAGCGTGGTTCGCCGCAAGGCAGAGTTTATCCTTAGCGAAGGCGGCTACTGGCAAATGATCCCATAA
- a CDS encoding LptF/LptG family permease yields MSILTRMLLKEMLIPFVLAFSALNALLLLGRLLPLFEPILRAGIGFKDMLRFVALILPTFWAFVLPMATVLGVLLGFLRLSRDSEALALFACGITPRKMLIPVSLVVLTAFVAGLFISSYVLPKSKMASKIFLIELTQLALARGVPEKTFFTPIKGLTIYADKTANGGKSLDGIFIWDSRKQGATSQILAGHGEILVAPGGKEAALRLTNGILNMTGHDYKDTDTMEFKDYTLRLRLAEGAYEPSRGDLSIDKLWKEINNPKNTKDDNLSYLTEFYERLALPFGTLILGIMAAPLGVFFGRSGLSGGIALSLTAFLTYYTLMISMANLAETGLTPPFLSLFLPNAVFLCITAATLWLFDRKGAIKD; encoded by the coding sequence GTGTCAATCCTAACAAGAATGCTTCTCAAAGAAATGCTCATACCATTCGTCCTCGCCTTCAGCGCCCTCAATGCGCTTCTGCTCCTGGGTCGCCTTCTTCCCCTGTTCGAACCAATCCTAAGGGCCGGCATAGGGTTTAAAGACATGCTCAGGTTTGTAGCCTTGATCCTGCCTACATTTTGGGCGTTTGTCCTACCCATGGCCACTGTCCTTGGTGTGCTCCTAGGATTTCTACGCCTCTCAAGGGATAGTGAGGCACTAGCCCTCTTTGCCTGCGGTATCACCCCAAGAAAGATGCTGATCCCCGTATCCCTGGTAGTACTTACTGCCTTTGTTGCAGGGCTTTTTATATCAAGCTACGTACTCCCCAAGTCGAAAATGGCCTCGAAGATCTTCCTTATCGAGCTGACCCAACTTGCACTCGCAAGGGGCGTACCCGAAAAGACCTTTTTCACGCCCATCAAAGGCCTTACGATATATGCAGACAAGACTGCAAACGGCGGTAAAAGCCTTGACGGGATATTCATATGGGACTCGCGCAAACAGGGGGCGACGAGCCAGATACTCGCCGGGCACGGCGAGATACTGGTGGCCCCCGGCGGCAAGGAAGCAGCGCTGCGATTGACCAACGGCATATTAAATATGACCGGCCACGACTATAAAGATACCGATACTATGGAGTTCAAGGACTATACATTAAGGCTTAGGCTCGCCGAAGGCGCTTACGAGCCATCGCGCGGCGATCTGAGCATCGACAAGCTATGGAAGGAGATAAACAACCCCAAAAATACAAAAGATGACAACTTATCATATCTGACGGAATTCTATGAGCGGCTGGCCCTGCCTTTTGGGACGTTGATATTGGGCATCATGGCCGCGCCGCTCGGGGTATTCTTCGGCCGCTCCGGACTTTCAGGAGGCATAGCTCTGAGCTTGACCGCGTTTCTTACCTACTATACGCTCATGATCTCCATGGCCAATCTTGCCGAAACAGGGCTAACACCGCCCTTCTTGAGTCTGTTTCTGCCGAATGCCGTTTTTTTATGTATCACAGCTGCCACGCTCTGGCTGTTTGACAGAAAAGGCGCCATAAAGGATTAA
- the cas5c gene encoding type I-C CRISPR-associated protein Cas5c, which produces MGYGITIRVQGRYALFTRPEMKVERVSHDVITPSAARGIIEAVYWKPAIRWVIDKIHVLREIEFTNIRRNEVSDKVSVDNALQVMKGANKPLYIATTESRQQRAAMVLKDVDYVIEAHFEKVEKEWGERDTEEGHYNIVLRRLRNGQHFHQPCLGTREFPAKVTLIEDKGAIPKSPLTGKRDLGYMLYDLDFSNPRDIQPMFFRAIMEDGMIVVPKPEEVRR; this is translated from the coding sequence ATGGGATACGGTATCACCATCCGAGTTCAGGGGCGCTACGCCCTGTTCACCCGTCCCGAAATGAAGGTAGAGCGCGTCAGTCACGACGTCATCACCCCGTCGGCGGCGCGCGGCATCATCGAGGCGGTTTATTGGAAGCCCGCCATCCGCTGGGTGATAGACAAAATCCACGTCCTGCGCGAAATCGAGTTCACCAACATCCGCCGCAACGAGGTGAGCGATAAAGTATCAGTGGATAACGCCTTGCAGGTGATGAAGGGCGCGAATAAGCCGCTCTACATCGCTACCACCGAGTCCCGCCAGCAGCGCGCCGCCATGGTCTTGAAGGATGTGGATTACGTCATTGAAGCGCACTTCGAGAAGGTGGAAAAGGAATGGGGGGAGCGCGACACCGAGGAAGGGCATTACAACATTGTCCTGCGCCGCCTGCGGAACGGGCAGCACTTCCATCAACCCTGCCTGGGGACGCGCGAGTTCCCCGCCAAAGTGACGCTCATCGAGGACAAAGGCGCAATCCCCAAAAGCCCGCTGACGGGTAAGCGCGACCTGGGCTACATGCTCTACGACCTGGATTTCTCCAACCCGCGCGATATTCAGCCGATGTTCTTCCGCGCCATCATGGAGGACGGGATGATTGTCGTGCCGAAACCTGAGGAGGTGCGGCGATGA
- the cas2 gene encoding CRISPR-associated endonuclease Cas2, with translation MMVLITYDVNTETEAGKKRLRKVAKACQDYGQRVQNSVFECIIDPARLKLLQAGLEKLIDKEKDSLRYYYLGNEWRRRVEHVGAKPSLDLEGTLIT, from the coding sequence ATGATGGTGCTCATAACCTATGATGTCAATACTGAAACGGAGGCCGGTAAAAAACGCCTGCGCAAGGTGGCTAAAGCCTGCCAGGATTATGGTCAGCGCGTGCAAAACTCGGTCTTTGAATGCATCATTGACCCGGCACGGCTGAAATTACTGCAGGCCGGGCTGGAAAAATTGATTGACAAGGAGAAAGACAGCCTGCGCTACTACTACCTGGGTAATGAGTGGCGCAGGCGAGTGGAACATGTGGGAGCAAAACCGTCTCTAGACCTGGAAGGGACGCTGATTACTTGA
- the cas4 gene encoding CRISPR-associated protein Cas4: MKLEYTPDDLLPLSGIQHFLFCRRQWALIYVEMQWKENVLTAEGRILHQRVDDPFFTETRNGVIIARSVPVASYRLGLSGVCDVVEFTPSPPAPLSQGEEDVKLPNRAGLYLPTPVEYKRGKPKREPMDEAQLCAQAMCLEEMLSTHIPLGYLYYGQTHHREKVEFTSELRALVMEMSAEMHQYFQRGHTLRVKPSKACRSCSLEEVCLPVLQKKVIMASKYIRQQVESA; encoded by the coding sequence ATGAAACTTGAATACACTCCCGATGACCTTCTGCCCCTCTCAGGTATCCAGCACTTCCTGTTCTGCCGCAGGCAGTGGGCGCTGATTTATGTCGAAATGCAGTGGAAAGAAAACGTGCTCACTGCCGAGGGGCGCATTCTGCACCAGCGCGTGGATGACCCGTTCTTCACCGAAACAAGAAATGGAGTCATTATCGCGCGCTCCGTGCCTGTCGCTTCCTATCGGCTGGGGCTTTCTGGCGTGTGCGATGTAGTGGAGTTTACGCCCTCACCCCCAGCCCCACTTTCACAGGGAGAGGAGGACGTGAAACTGCCCAACCGCGCAGGACTCTACCTTCCCACGCCCGTGGAATACAAACGCGGCAAGCCCAAACGCGAACCTATGGATGAAGCCCAACTATGCGCACAGGCGATGTGCCTGGAAGAAATGCTCTCAACACACATCCCGCTCGGCTATCTATACTATGGCCAGACCCACCACCGCGAAAAAGTCGAGTTCACGTCCGAGTTGCGGGCGCTGGTGATGGAAATGTCTGCTGAGATGCACCAGTACTTTCAACGTGGCCACACTCTGCGCGTCAAACCGTCCAAGGCCTGCCGTTCCTGTTCGCTGGAGGAGGTGTGTCTGCCCGTGTTGCAGAAAAAGGTCATCATGGCATCGAAGTACATTCGGCAGCAGGTTGAAAGTGCCTGA
- the cas1c gene encoding type I-C CRISPR-associated endonuclease Cas1c: MKHLANVLYITTPETYLSLDGENVVIQKDEHTSTRLPLHNIENIVCFNWQGASPALMGACVEQNIGLTFLAPSGRFLARVTGQVKGNVLLRRKQFQVAENEAQSVPIAASFLLGKLSNCRKVIERALRDHAMLVNVEALSSASAFLKETLKVIPSCQSTADLMAFEGSAAKAYFNVFDHLILQQKNEFYFKERNRRPPLDNMNALLSFLYALLTNECVSALETVGLDPFVGFLHTNRPGRPSLALDLMEELRPVFADRLALSLVNRHQVTEKGFTPKESGGILMDDETRKTVITAWQERKKEEIIHPFLKEKIPFGLIPHIQALLLARHLRGDLDAYPPFFWG; encoded by the coding sequence ATGAAACACCTCGCCAACGTCCTCTACATCACCACCCCCGAAACCTACCTCTCGCTGGATGGCGAAAACGTCGTCATCCAAAAAGACGAACACACCTCCACGCGCCTGCCGCTGCACAACATCGAAAACATCGTATGCTTCAACTGGCAGGGAGCCAGCCCCGCGCTGATGGGCGCGTGCGTCGAACAAAACATCGGACTGACGTTTCTCGCTCCCAGCGGGCGCTTTCTGGCACGGGTCACAGGTCAAGTGAAGGGAAATGTACTGCTGCGGCGGAAACAGTTTCAGGTCGCAGAAAATGAAGCGCAGAGCGTCCCCATAGCGGCGTCGTTCCTGCTGGGCAAGTTGTCCAATTGCCGTAAAGTCATCGAACGCGCCCTGCGCGATCACGCCATGCTCGTAAACGTCGAAGCCCTTTCGAGCGCGTCGGCTTTTTTGAAGGAAACGCTCAAAGTAATCCCTTCCTGCCAGTCCACCGCCGACCTGATGGCATTTGAGGGCAGCGCCGCCAAGGCCTATTTCAACGTCTTTGACCACCTGATTTTGCAGCAAAAGAATGAGTTTTACTTCAAGGAACGCAACCGCCGTCCGCCGTTGGACAACATGAATGCCCTGCTCTCGTTTCTATATGCCCTGCTCACGAACGAATGCGTCTCAGCGCTGGAGACCGTAGGTCTGGACCCGTTTGTAGGCTTTCTCCACACCAATCGGCCCGGCCGCCCCTCGCTGGCGCTGGACCTGATGGAGGAACTCCGCCCGGTCTTTGCCGACCGGCTGGCGCTCTCGCTGGTCAACCGGCATCAGGTAACAGAAAAAGGATTCACTCCAAAAGAGAGCGGAGGGATTTTGATGGACGACGAGACTCGCAAGACGGTCATCACCGCCTGGCAGGAGAGGAAAAAGGAGGAGATCATACATCCTTTTCTCAAGGAGAAGATCCCCTTTGGTCTGATTCCGCACATTCAGGCGCTCCTGCTCGCCCGTCATCTTCGGGGGGATTTGGACGCCTACCCGCCGTTTTTTTGGGGGTGA
- a CDS encoding NADP-dependent glyceraldehyde-3-phosphate dehydrogenase: MKTQTDIDSIFPTQADIPERHRLDVPIEQRTYLIYGEMRRWNGPVEDVYSPVCIKNGWNMQQVRLGSYPLMEESDALQALDAALRAYENGRGHWPTMTVAERISHVQTFASRIKKRRDEVTRLLMWETGKSLAGSEQEFDRTIEYITNTIDALKDLDRVSSRFVIEQGIIAQIRRAPLGVVLCMGPYNYPLNETFATLIPALIMGNTVILKPPRYGVLLFSPLLEDFRESFPPGVINTIYGKGRSIAPPLLHTGKIDALAFIGTSKAANALYKEHPKPHRLRLALGLEAKNPAIVLPDADMDLAVRECISGSLSFNGQRCTALKIIFVQKDIVDEFLGRFLNVLGGMKRGMPWEDDVFITPLPEKGKIEYLTELIDDAEAFGARVLNHGGGKTVKTFFEPAVVYPVTKKMRLYTEEQFGPIVPVVPFDDISEPIGYMEASRYGQQVSIFGSNPEELAGLIDPLANQVCRVNINSQCQRGPDTFPFAGRKDSAVGTLSVSDALRTFSIRTLVAAKAEELNKNIISEIVRKRLSGFLSTDFIL, encoded by the coding sequence ATGAAAACCCAAACAGACATTGATTCTATCTTTCCGACCCAGGCGGACATCCCGGAACGCCACCGCTTGGACGTCCCCATCGAACAACGAACCTATCTAATATACGGCGAGATGAGACGGTGGAACGGCCCTGTGGAAGACGTCTATTCCCCTGTCTGTATAAAAAATGGATGGAACATGCAACAGGTACGCTTAGGAAGCTATCCCCTTATGGAAGAATCTGATGCGCTCCAGGCCCTTGACGCGGCACTTAGGGCCTATGAAAACGGCAGGGGGCATTGGCCGACCATGACTGTTGCGGAACGTATCTCCCATGTACAAACCTTTGCCAGCCGGATTAAAAAACGCCGTGATGAGGTGACACGTCTCCTTATGTGGGAAACAGGAAAGTCACTGGCCGGATCCGAACAGGAATTCGACCGCACCATTGAATACATCACCAATACTATAGATGCATTGAAAGATTTGGACAGGGTCTCATCGCGCTTTGTCATAGAACAGGGCATAATCGCCCAGATAAGAAGGGCGCCGCTGGGCGTCGTCCTTTGTATGGGCCCTTACAACTACCCCCTGAACGAGACATTCGCAACATTGATCCCCGCCTTAATCATGGGCAATACCGTTATCTTAAAGCCGCCACGTTACGGGGTCCTGCTGTTTTCGCCTCTTCTGGAGGACTTCAGGGAGTCTTTCCCGCCTGGTGTCATAAACACCATCTACGGCAAAGGCCGATCCATTGCCCCTCCGCTTCTCCACACAGGGAAGATAGACGCCCTGGCCTTCATCGGTACAAGCAAGGCTGCGAACGCCCTCTACAAAGAACATCCTAAGCCACACAGACTCAGGCTGGCCCTGGGTCTGGAGGCCAAAAATCCGGCAATAGTGTTGCCTGATGCAGATATGGATCTTGCGGTGAGGGAGTGTATCTCTGGTAGCCTTTCCTTCAACGGCCAACGTTGTACGGCACTGAAGATCATCTTCGTGCAAAAAGACATAGTCGACGAGTTTCTGGGACGGTTCCTTAACGTCTTAGGCGGCATGAAAAGGGGCATGCCATGGGAAGACGATGTGTTCATAACCCCACTTCCTGAAAAAGGAAAAATCGAGTACCTCACAGAGTTGATAGACGACGCTGAGGCATTTGGCGCAAGGGTCCTGAACCATGGCGGCGGAAAGACTGTAAAGACCTTTTTTGAACCGGCTGTGGTCTATCCGGTCACAAAAAAGATGCGTCTCTATACCGAAGAGCAATTCGGCCCGATTGTGCCCGTCGTCCCATTTGACGATATATCAGAACCGATAGGCTATATGGAGGCCTCCAGATACGGCCAGCAGGTGAGTATATTTGGCAGTAACCCAGAAGAACTGGCCGGGCTGATCGATCCGTTGGCAAATCAAGTTTGCCGTGTCAACATAAACAGTCAGTGCCAACGCGGACCAGACACATTCCCATTTGCAGGTCGAAAGGACTCGGCTGTCGGCACACTCTCGGTCTCCGACGCCCTGAGGACCTTTTCCATCCGTACACTTGTGGCCGCAAAGGCGGAGGAACTGAACAAGAACATCATAAGCGAGATAGTCAGAAAACGCCTGTCCGGTTTTCTCTCGACCGATTTCATCTTATAA
- the cas7c gene encoding type I-C CRISPR-associated protein Cas7/Csd2, with the protein MTTLSNRYEFVLLYDVENGNPNGDPDAGNMPRIDPETGYGIVTDVCLKRKIRNYVEMVKGDAAGYRIYVKEGIPLNANHVEAYKAVKLSTDDKNFKAKPDEVQRARAWMCKNFFDVRTFGAVMSTGLNCGQVRGPVQINFSRSIDPIVQQEVTITRLAVTREEEADKERTIGRKHIVPYGLYRAEGYVSAKLANDPTKGTDFSEEDLNLLWEALINMFEHDRSAARGKMATRKLFVFKHKSELGNAPAHKLFELIKVQRKPEANPPRSFNDYEVMVDKAGLPEGVELTEKL; encoded by the coding sequence ATGACTACTCTTTCGAACCGCTATGAATTCGTTCTGCTCTACGATGTGGAGAACGGCAACCCCAACGGCGACCCCGACGCGGGCAACATGCCGCGCATTGACCCCGAAACCGGCTACGGCATCGTCACCGATGTCTGCCTGAAGCGCAAAATCCGTAACTACGTGGAGATGGTCAAGGGCGACGCGGCGGGCTACCGCATTTACGTCAAAGAAGGCATTCCGTTGAATGCCAATCATGTAGAAGCCTACAAAGCGGTCAAACTGTCCACCGATGATAAAAACTTCAAAGCCAAGCCCGATGAGGTGCAGCGCGCCCGCGCCTGGATGTGCAAAAACTTCTTTGATGTCCGCACGTTCGGCGCGGTGATGAGCACGGGACTGAACTGCGGTCAGGTGCGCGGACCTGTGCAGATCAACTTCTCACGCAGCATTGACCCCATCGTACAGCAGGAAGTGACCATCACTCGCCTCGCCGTCACTCGCGAGGAAGAGGCTGACAAAGAACGCACGATAGGTCGCAAGCACATCGTCCCCTACGGCTTGTACCGTGCTGAGGGTTACGTCTCTGCCAAACTTGCCAATGATCCAACCAAAGGCACGGATTTTTCAGAAGAAGACCTGAACCTGCTCTGGGAAGCGCTCATCAACATGTTCGAACATGACCGCTCGGCGGCGCGCGGCAAGATGGCAACCCGCAAACTGTTCGTTTTCAAACACAAAAGCGAGCTGGGCAACGCCCCTGCGCATAAGTTGTTCGAGTTGATCAAGGTCCAGCGCAAACCCGAAGCCAATCCCCCGCGCAGTTTTAATGATTACGAAGTGATGGTGGACAAGGCGGGCCTGCCGGAGGGTGTGGAGTTGACTGAGAAACTATAG